The Populus alba chromosome 6, ASM523922v2, whole genome shotgun sequence genome contains a region encoding:
- the LOC118032629 gene encoding protein PHOX1 isoform X1, with product MAKESGQNKKQVIRQSSENDMKQPKGGNDSPKALDKDIAIFISMSQELKEEGNKMFQKRDHEGAMLKYEKAIKLLPRNHIDVSNLRSNMAACYMQMGLSKYPRAIHECNLSLEVTPKYSKALLKRARCYEALNRLDLALRDVSTVLKMEPNNFMASEISERVKKTIELKGLTVNDTVIELPPEYVESPVASPKLVKQKTRKKKVKNIENNTADEIEEKMAEGEFEEKNAGNEIKYKQVDSQLEEKMAEDKVVVEEKIRSKTEKPKKTIKLVFGEDIRWVQLPLNCKLLQLREVIADRFPGSEEIHIKYRDNEGDLVTITTDEELRWAEASAESQVSIRLYLVKVNPKRDPSFDRLGQEEVHKLDVKQKLATENRNMENGKLSENRSSFIDEWIVKFAKLFKNHAGFDSDAYLGLHELGMKVYSEAMEETVTSVEAQELFNTAATKFQEMAALALFNWGNVQMSRARKRLGFLEDASRESILRKIRTSYDWAQKEYIKAGQRYEEALRIKPDFYEGLLAQAQQHFERAKLSWYYAIGNNADLGTWPSEEILQLYNMAEDNMERGMEMWEAFVAQHLNLSNSAKVKSQSQKTGWDTLLKDVSTDQEATEQARNMMSQINLLWGTILYERSLMEFKLDLPVWQECLEAAVEKFNLAGVSSMDIAVMIKNHVSNDSALEGLGFRNDEIVQAWNEMHEAKMWRNGVPTFRLEPLLRRGVPEIYHALEVSSP from the exons ATGGCAAAGGAGAGTGGACAGAATAAGAAACAGGTAATAAGACAATCCAGTGAGAATGATATGAAGCAACCTAAGGGTGGGAATGATAGCCCTAAAGCTCTTGATAAGGACATTGCAATCTTCATTTCCATGTCACAAGAATTGAAGGAGGAAGGGAACAAGATGTTTCAGAAGAGAGACCATGAAGGTGCCATGTTGAAATATGAAAAGGCCATCAAGTTGCTTCCAAGGAATCATATAGATGTATCCAATCTCCGGAGTAATATGGCTGCATGTTATATGCAGATGGGTCTGAGTAAATACCCCAGGGCAATTCATGAGTGTAATTTGTCGTTAGAGGTCACACCAAAGTATAGTAAGGCACTGTTGAAGAGAGCAAGGTGTTATGAGGCTTTGAATAGGCTGGATTTGGCTTTGAGAGATGTCAGTACGGTTTTGAAAATGGAACCAAATAATTTCATGGCATCAGAGATTTcagaaagagtaaaaaaaacaattgagctGAAGGGGCTAACAGTGAACGACACAGTAATTGAACTGCCTCCAGAATATGTTGAATCCCCTGTTGCGTCACCTAAACTAGTGAAACAGAagacgaggaagaagaaggtcaaaaacatagaaaataataCTGCAGATGAAATTGAGGAAAAGATGGCCGAGGGTGAATTTGAGGAAAAGAATGCTGGCAATGAAATCAAATACAAGCAAGTTGATAGCCAACTTGAGGAGAAGATGGCCGAGGATAAGGTGGTTGTGGAGGAGAAAATCAGGAGCAAAACAGAAAAACCTAAGAAGACCATAAAATTAGTTTTCGGGGAGGACATAAGATGGGTTCAGTTGCCTCTTAATTGCAAACTCCTGCAACTTAGGGAAGTTATAGCTGATCGGTTTCCAGGCTCAGAAGAGATTCATATCAAATACAGGGACAATGAAGGTGATTTGGTTACAATAACCACTGATGAAGAATTGAGGTGGGCAGAAGCATCAGCAGAGTCCCAGGTTTCTATCCGGCTGTATCTGGTCAAAGTCAATCCTAAGAGAGATCCATCCTTTGATAGGCTTGGGCAGGAGGAGGTGCACAAACTGGATGTCAAACAAAAGCTTGCCACTGAGAATCGGAACATGGAAAATGGCAAGCTGTCTGAAAACAGATCGTCTTTCATTGATGAATGGATAGTGAAGTTTGCTAAGCTGTTCAAGAACCATGCTGGGTTTGACTCAGATGCTTATTTGGGTCTTCATGAACTCGGTATGAAGGTATATTCAGAGGCTATGGAGGAGACAGTTACGAGTGTAGAAGCGCAAGAGCTTTTCAACACAGCAGCAACGAAGTTCCAAGAGATGGCAGCTTTGGCACTGTTCAACTGGGGAAACGTTCAAATGTCCAGGGCAAGGAAGAGGCTTGGTTTCCTAGAAGATGCTTCAAGAGAATCAATACTTAGAAAGATTAGAACTTCATATGATTGGGcacaaaaagaatatataaaagcGGGGCAGAGATATGAAGAAGCATTGAGAATCAAACCAGACTTCTATGAAGGTCTTCTAGCTCAAGCGCAGCAGCATTTTGAACGGGCAAAACTTTCCTGGTATTATGCAATTGGAAACAATGCTGACTTGGGAACATGGCCTTCTGAAGAGATTTTGCAGCTCTATAACATGGCCGAGGACAACATGGAAAGGGGCATGGAAATGTGGGAAGCATTTGTAGCTCAACACCTGAACCTTTCCAACTCAGCGAAGGTTAAATCCCAGTCCCAGAAAACTGGTTGGGACACGCTATTGAAAGATGTGTCCACAGATCAAGAAGCTACTGAGCAGGCTAGGAACATGATGTCCCAGATTAACCTCCTATGGGGCACCATATTATATGAGCGATCACTCATGGAATTCAAATTAGACCTACCAGTCTGGCAAGAATGTTTGGAAGCTGCCGTCGAGAAGTTTAATCTTGCTGGAGTTTCCTCCATGGATATTGCTGTTATGATAAAGAACCATGTTTCAAATGATAGTGCTCTGGAAG gtttagggtttagaaaTGATGAGATAGTACAAGCATGGAATGAGATGCATGAAGCTAAGATGTGGCGAAATGGGGTTCCCACATTCCGGCTAGAACCATTACTTCGACGTGGGGTGCCTGAAATATATCATGCCTTGGAG GTATCCTCCCCTTAA
- the LOC118032629 gene encoding protein PHOX1 isoform X2, giving the protein MAKESGQNKKQVIRQSSENDMKQPKGGNDSPKALDKDIAIFISMSQELKEEGNKMFQKRDHEGAMLKYEKAIKLLPRNHIDVSNLRSNMAACYMQMGLSKYPRAIHECNLSLEVTPKYSKALLKRARCYEALNRLDLALRDVSTVLKMEPNNFMASEISERVKKTIELKGLTVNDTVIELPPEYVESPVASPKLVKQKTRKKKVKNIENNTADEIEEKMAEGEFEEKNAGNEIKYKQVDSQLEEKMAEDKVVVEEKIRSKTEKPKKTIKLVFGEDIRWVQLPLNCKLLQLREVIADRFPGSEEIHIKYRDNEGDLVTITTDEELRWAEASAESQVSIRLYLVKVNPKRDPSFDRLGQEEVHKLDVKQKLATENRNMENGKLSENRSSFIDEWIVKFAKLFKNHAGFDSDAYLGLHELGMKVYSEAMEETVTSVEAQELFNTAATKFQEMAALALFNWGNVQMSRARKRLGFLEDASRESILRKIRTSYDWAQKEYIKAGQRYEEALRIKPDFYEGLLAQAQQHFERAKLSWYYAIGNNADLGTWPSEEILQLYNMAEDNMERGMEMWEAFVAQHLNLSNSAKVKSQSQKTGWDTLLKDVSTDQEATEQARNMMSQINLLWGTILYERSLMEFKLDLPVWQECLEAAVEKFNLAGVSSMDIAVMIKNHVSNDSALEGLGFRNDEIVQAWNEMHEAKMWRNGVPTFRLEPLLRRGVPEIYHALEVL; this is encoded by the exons ATGGCAAAGGAGAGTGGACAGAATAAGAAACAGGTAATAAGACAATCCAGTGAGAATGATATGAAGCAACCTAAGGGTGGGAATGATAGCCCTAAAGCTCTTGATAAGGACATTGCAATCTTCATTTCCATGTCACAAGAATTGAAGGAGGAAGGGAACAAGATGTTTCAGAAGAGAGACCATGAAGGTGCCATGTTGAAATATGAAAAGGCCATCAAGTTGCTTCCAAGGAATCATATAGATGTATCCAATCTCCGGAGTAATATGGCTGCATGTTATATGCAGATGGGTCTGAGTAAATACCCCAGGGCAATTCATGAGTGTAATTTGTCGTTAGAGGTCACACCAAAGTATAGTAAGGCACTGTTGAAGAGAGCAAGGTGTTATGAGGCTTTGAATAGGCTGGATTTGGCTTTGAGAGATGTCAGTACGGTTTTGAAAATGGAACCAAATAATTTCATGGCATCAGAGATTTcagaaagagtaaaaaaaacaattgagctGAAGGGGCTAACAGTGAACGACACAGTAATTGAACTGCCTCCAGAATATGTTGAATCCCCTGTTGCGTCACCTAAACTAGTGAAACAGAagacgaggaagaagaaggtcaaaaacatagaaaataataCTGCAGATGAAATTGAGGAAAAGATGGCCGAGGGTGAATTTGAGGAAAAGAATGCTGGCAATGAAATCAAATACAAGCAAGTTGATAGCCAACTTGAGGAGAAGATGGCCGAGGATAAGGTGGTTGTGGAGGAGAAAATCAGGAGCAAAACAGAAAAACCTAAGAAGACCATAAAATTAGTTTTCGGGGAGGACATAAGATGGGTTCAGTTGCCTCTTAATTGCAAACTCCTGCAACTTAGGGAAGTTATAGCTGATCGGTTTCCAGGCTCAGAAGAGATTCATATCAAATACAGGGACAATGAAGGTGATTTGGTTACAATAACCACTGATGAAGAATTGAGGTGGGCAGAAGCATCAGCAGAGTCCCAGGTTTCTATCCGGCTGTATCTGGTCAAAGTCAATCCTAAGAGAGATCCATCCTTTGATAGGCTTGGGCAGGAGGAGGTGCACAAACTGGATGTCAAACAAAAGCTTGCCACTGAGAATCGGAACATGGAAAATGGCAAGCTGTCTGAAAACAGATCGTCTTTCATTGATGAATGGATAGTGAAGTTTGCTAAGCTGTTCAAGAACCATGCTGGGTTTGACTCAGATGCTTATTTGGGTCTTCATGAACTCGGTATGAAGGTATATTCAGAGGCTATGGAGGAGACAGTTACGAGTGTAGAAGCGCAAGAGCTTTTCAACACAGCAGCAACGAAGTTCCAAGAGATGGCAGCTTTGGCACTGTTCAACTGGGGAAACGTTCAAATGTCCAGGGCAAGGAAGAGGCTTGGTTTCCTAGAAGATGCTTCAAGAGAATCAATACTTAGAAAGATTAGAACTTCATATGATTGGGcacaaaaagaatatataaaagcGGGGCAGAGATATGAAGAAGCATTGAGAATCAAACCAGACTTCTATGAAGGTCTTCTAGCTCAAGCGCAGCAGCATTTTGAACGGGCAAAACTTTCCTGGTATTATGCAATTGGAAACAATGCTGACTTGGGAACATGGCCTTCTGAAGAGATTTTGCAGCTCTATAACATGGCCGAGGACAACATGGAAAGGGGCATGGAAATGTGGGAAGCATTTGTAGCTCAACACCTGAACCTTTCCAACTCAGCGAAGGTTAAATCCCAGTCCCAGAAAACTGGTTGGGACACGCTATTGAAAGATGTGTCCACAGATCAAGAAGCTACTGAGCAGGCTAGGAACATGATGTCCCAGATTAACCTCCTATGGGGCACCATATTATATGAGCGATCACTCATGGAATTCAAATTAGACCTACCAGTCTGGCAAGAATGTTTGGAAGCTGCCGTCGAGAAGTTTAATCTTGCTGGAGTTTCCTCCATGGATATTGCTGTTATGATAAAGAACCATGTTTCAAATGATAGTGCTCTGGAAG gtttagggtttagaaaTGATGAGATAGTACAAGCATGGAATGAGATGCATGAAGCTAAGATGTGGCGAAATGGGGTTCCCACATTCCGGCTAGAACCATTACTTCGACGTGGGGTGCCTGAAATATATCATGCCTTGGAGGTTTTATGA
- the LOC118032628 gene encoding uncharacterized protein, with the protein MTSIDNQRDHKSMGGICSRKRDQQVCEGRVRRGVSGNYCKSSSSKWLGTTFSRPNADLQPGCSFPSLLESCINRIREDISRYKSFSMLPRDISQQIFNELVISHCLTDASLEAFRDCALQDVLLGEYPGVMDSWMDVISSQGSSLLSVDLSDSDVTDAGLGLLKDCSNLQAIALNYCNNISDHGLKHLSGLTNVTSLSLKKSCSVTAEGMRAFSTLLNLENLDMERCSGIHGGLVHLKGLKKLESLNISCCKCITDMDMKAISGLTNLKELQISNSNVTDVGVSYLRGLQKLILLNLEGCNITTACLDSISALATLAYLNLNRCHLPDDGCDKFSGLKNLKVLSLAFNDVTDACLVHLKGLKNLESLNLDSCRIGDEGIANLAGLPLKSLELSDTIVGSSGLRHLSGITHLENLNLSFTLVTDGGLRKLSGLTSLRSLNLDARQITDAGLTALTSLTGLTRLDLFGARITDSGTNCLKYFKNLKSLEICGGGLTDAGVKNIKDLVHLTVLNLSQNTNLTDKTLELISGLTELVSLNVSNSLITNEGLCYLKPLKNLRALSLESCKVTASEIKKLQSTELPNLASFRPE; encoded by the exons ATGACATCAATAGATAACCAGCGAGATCACAAGTCAATGGGTGGAATTTGTTCAAGGAAGAGAGACCAGCAGGTTTGTGAGGGTAGAGTACGAAGAGGGGTTTCTGGAAACTATTGTAAAAGTTCAAGTTCAAAATGGCTGGGGACCACATTTTCTCGACCCAATGCTGATCTTCAGCCAGGATGCAGTTTCCCATCTCTCCTGGAATCATGCATCAACAGAATACGCGAG GACATCAGCAGATATAAATCATTTTCTATGCTGCCAAGGGATATAAGTCAGCAAATCTTTAATGAATTGGTAATCTCACATTGTCTTACAGATGCTTCTCTTGAAGCTTTTAGAGACTGTGCTCTTCAG GATGTCCTTTTGGGTGAATATCCTGGAGTTATGGATAGTTGGATGGATGTCATCTCTTCACAGGGTTCATCTTTGCTTTCTGTTGACCTTTCTGATTCCGATGTCACAGATGCTGGGTTGGGTCTCCTCAAGGACTGTTCAAACCTCCAAGCAATTGCTCTAAATTATTGCAACAACATTTCTGACCATGGTCTGAAACACTTAAGTG GTCTTACAAATGTTACATCCTTGAGTTTGAAAAAGAGCTGCTCTGTAACTGCTGAAGGAATGCGTGCCTTTTCTACCTTACTCAACTTGGAAAATTTAGATATGGAGAGGTGTTCTGGGATTCATGGTGGACTAGTTCATCTTAAAG gattaaaaaaacttgagtcccTTAATATCAGTTGTTGTAAGTGCATCACAGATATGGACATGAAGGCCATATCAG GTCTTACTAACTTGAAGGAGTTACAGATTTCTAATAGTAACGTTACTGACGTTGGAGTCTCTTATTTAAGAG GCTTGCAGAAGCTTATTTTGTTGAACTTGGAGGGGTGCAATATTACCACTGCATGTTTAGATTCCATTTCAG CTCTTGCAACCCTTGCCTACTTGAATTTAAACAGATGTCATCTACCTGATGATGGATGTGATAAGTTCTCTG GATTGAAAAACTTGAAGGTGTTGAGCTTGGCATTCAACGATGTAACAGATGCATGTTTGGTGCATCTAAAAG GCTTGAAAAATTTGGAGAGCTTGAACTTGGATTCTTGTAGGATTGGTGATGAAGGCATTGCTAATTTGGCAG GCCTTCCACTTAAAAGTTTGGAGTTGTCTGATACTATAGTTGGAAGTAGCGGGCTGCGGCATCTTTCTG GAATAACTCATCTGGAGAACTTAAATCTATCATTCACCTTAGTAACAGATGGTGGTTTAAGGAAGTTATCTGGACTGACATCTCTTAGATCACTCAACTTGGATGCTCGCCAAATTACAGATGCTGGACTTACAGCTCTTACGA GTCTGACTGGATTGACACGTCTGGATCTTTTTGGTGCTCGCATTACAGATTCTGGAACAAACTGTTTGAAAT ACTTCAAAAATCTCAAATCACTTGAAATCTGTGGTGGAGGACTAACTGATGCTGGGGTGAAGAATATCAAAGATCTTGTACACCTGACAGTTCTGAACCTGTCACAGAATACCAATCTGACAGACAAGACCTTGGAGTTGATTTCTG GGTTGACAGAATTGGTATCACTGAATGTTTCAAATTCTCTCATAACCAACGAAGGATTATGCTATTTGAAGCCTTTGAAGAATTTACGTGCATTATCTTTGGAATCCTGCAAGGTAACTGCATCTGAAATCAAGAAGCTTCAGTCAACTGAACTCCCTAATCTGGCAAGCTTTCGGCCAGAATAG